In a genomic window of Oncorhynchus keta strain PuntledgeMale-10-30-2019 chromosome 26, Oket_V2, whole genome shotgun sequence:
- the LOC118358845 gene encoding CCN family member 1-like, with translation MFICSIVVMFIGTFNVVISSSSCPSVCECPTEMTRCAPGVSLVADGCGCCKVCARQLNEDCSLTEPCDHTKGLECNFGASFGAMRGICRAKSEGRPCEYNSRIYQNGESFQPNCKHQCTCIDGAVGCVPLCPQELSLPNLGCANPRLVKVAGQCCEEWVCDDGKDTDIIGKLFGKDSMTDESESDLTNRNELIAIVKGGLKSLPAFRVQPESHMFESQKCVVQTTPWSQCSKTCGTGISTRVTNNNNECKLVKETRICEVRPCTQSPYSSLKKGKKCSRTKKSTQAQKFTYAGCSSLKKYRSKYCGSCVDGRCCSPQQTRTIRIKFRCEDGETFNKNVMIIESCKCTFNCSHSNEASYPFYRLFNDIHKFRD, from the exons ATGTTCATTTGCTCAATCGTCGTGATGTTTATTGGAACCTTCAACGTG GttatttcctcctcctcctgcccctcgGTATGCGAGTGCCCGACGGAGATGACCAGGTGCGCACCTGGTGTGAGTCTCGTAGCGGATGGCTGCGGGTGCTGTAAGGTCTGCGCGAGACAACTCAATGAGGACTGCAGTCTGACCGAGCCTTGCGACCACACCAAAGGGCTGGAGTGCAACTTTGGGGCCAGCTTCGGAGCTATGCGTGGCATCTGCCGTG cTAAGTCAGAGGGTAGACCCTGTGAGTACAACAGCAGGATTTACCAGAACGGAGAGAGCTTCCAGCCTAACTGCAAGCACCAGTGCACATGCATCGATGGGGCTGTGGGCTGCGTCCCCCTGTGCCCTCAGGAGCTCTCCCTGCCCAACTTGGGCTGTGCCAACCCAAGGCTGGTCAAGGTGGCAGGCCAGTGCTGCGAGGAGTGGGTGTGTGATGACGGCAAAGACACTGACATCATTGGCAAGCTGTTTGGCAAAGACAGCATGACTGACGAGTCAGAGAGCGACCTCACCAACAGGAATGAGCTCATCGCCATCGTCAAGGGAGGACTCAAGTCTCTACCTG CTTTCAGAGTCCAGCCTGAGAGCCACATGTTTGAGAGCCAGAAGTGTGTTGTCCAGACCACTCCTTGGTCCCAGTGCTCCAAGACCTGTGGCACAGGCATCTCCACCAGAGTCACCAACAACAACAATGAGTGCAAGCTGGTCAAAGAGACTCGCATCTGTGAAGTGCGACCATGCACCCAGTCTCCTTACTCCAGTCTTAAG AAGGGAAAGAAGTGCAGCAGAACCAAGAAGTCTACCCAAGCTCAGAAGTTCACCTATGCCGGCTGCTCCAGCCTGAAGAAGTACAGATCCAAGTACTGTGGATCCTGTGTGGACGGCCGCTGCTGCAGCCCCCAGCAGACCCGCACCATCCGGATCAAGTTCCGCTGCGAGGATGGAGAGACCTTCAACAAGAATGTCATGATTATCGAGTCCTGCAAGTGCACCTTCAACTGTTCTCATTCCAACGAAGCCTCCTACCCCTTCTACAGACTCTTCAACGACATCCACAAGTTCAGAGACTAA